CATAAGACTAGGGGGGATAAATTTGCTACAAAATATAGCCCATACAAAATGTTCGTAACAATATCTTGTAGCAAAACCACACCAATCCTTGCAAATTAGCTAATTAACTCCATAAAATATCAAGTATTTCTTAATAATTTCCTCTGCATAATTTCTAGCTTGCTGTCTAATTCTATACATTTCCATAAAATCGCTATCCATTGTTAATGAATGGCGTTCAATATACTGTTTTTCCAACCTCTCCATCATCTCTATTGCTTCTCTTTGAATATCCTCTATATGCTCATAAAGCGTCTCTCTCACCAACATCTCAGCATATAACTC
The genomic region above belongs to Tissierellales bacterium and contains:
- a CDS encoding TnpV protein; its protein translation is ELYAEMLVRETLYEHIEDIQREAIEMMERLEKQYIERHSLTMDSDFMEMYRIRQQARNYAEEIIKKYLIFYGVN